A window of Chryseobacterium shandongense genomic DNA:
TTTCCAGGGAAACCTTCCTCACCGTCTGCACTGGTGTAAGTTAGCTTCAATGTTGGAAATTTTGCATCTTTTACCGGCTCAATATTCCAAAATTTGGTATGGAATCCTTCTTTCCCGCCGTGAAGACTGTTCGGTCCGTCGTTTTTGTCGACGTCATAGGTTTTGCCTTCCAAAGTAAATTTTGCATTGCCAATTCTATTTCCGTAACGGCCAATCAATGCTCCGAAATAATAAGGATTTCCGTTGAAATAATCTTCCGGTTTGGTAAAACCCAAGACCACATCTTCATATTTTCCGTTTTTATCAGGCGCGGTAAGCGAGGTGATGATTCCACCGAAATTGATGACCTCCAGCTTCATTCCGTTTTTGTTGGTAAGGGTAAATTTTTTAATGGAATCTCCTTTTGCGGTTACTCCGTAATCTGAAACCTGTATGTTTTCCATGGGTTCTGAATGAGTTTTTAATTGATTTTCCTTTTTATTACAGCCGAAAATACACAAAACGGCAAAAATAATGAGCAGATTGATACTTGTTTTTTTCATAACTGAATAATTTTGCAAGTTTAACGATAATAAATTTCATTCCAGCGAAGCGTATTCTTGAAATCGCGAATTTTTGTGTTTTCATCAATCACGAGCGATTCAATTCCTGCAATTTCTGCAAAGTCTTCAAGCTGCTCGGCACTGATATTTTCACTGTAGCAGGTATGATGGGCACCTCCAGCCAAAATCCATGCTTCCGCTGCGGTGTATAAATCCGGAAGCGGCTTCCAGAGTACTCTTGCAACGGGTAGTTTCGGAAGTTCTTCCGTAATTTCCAACGCTTTTGTTTTATTGATTAACAATCTGAAATGATTTCCAAAATCCATTAAAGCAGCGTTAAGGGAATCGATATTTCCTCTTGAATTAAAAACAAGACGAACAGGATCTGCCTTCCCTCCGATTCCCAACGGATGAATCTCACAAGACGGCTGATCTGCTGCCAAAACAGGATCTACTTCCAGCATGTGAGAACCTAAAACCGAAGGATTTGACGGATTTAAATGATACGTATAATCTTCCATAAAAGCATTTCCGCCTTCCAGGCCTTGTCCCATTGTTTTCATGGCGCGAACAAGGGCTGCCGTTTTCCAGTCGCCTTCTCCCGCAAAACCGTAGCCTTTCTGCATCAATCTTTGTACAGCAATTCCCGGAAGCTGTTCTAATCCGTGAAGGTCTTCAAAAGTATCTGAAAAACCTTTAAAATTACCGTCTTTCAGGAATTTTTCTAAACCTAATTCAATTCTTGCTGCAACTTCCAGCGATTTTCTGTTATCACCACCGGAAAGAAGCGATGCTGCCATTTTATAAGAAGCTTCATATTCTTCCATCAATGTTTTCACTTCTCCATCACCAATGGTATTGATAACGCTTACCAAATCTCCGATTCCCCAAGTGTTTACCGAAAATCCGAATTGGGTTTCCGCTTCCACTTTGTCGCCATCCGTTACGGCTACGAATCTCATATTGTCGCCAAAACGCGCGAATTTTGCACCCTGCCAGTCGTTCCAGCCTGCCGCAACACGGCTCCAGTCACCGATCTGTTTCTGCACTCTTTCTTCAGCCCAGTGTCCCACGACTACTTTTCTGTTTTTACGCAGACGGCTAACCATAAATCCGAATTCCCTGTCGCCGTGCGCTGCCTGATTGAGGTTCATAAAATCCATATCCATTGTTGCCCACGGAATATCCTGGTTGAACTGAGTATGAAGATGCAGCATCGGTTTCTGCAAAGCGGTCAATCCACGAATCCACATTTTCGCCGGTGAAAAGGTATGCATCCAGGTTACGATTCCGATACATTCTTTTGCGAAATTGGCTGCGGTAAGGGTTTCGAAAATTTCTTCCGTTGTTTTTACGGTAGGTTTTAAAACCACTTTTACGGGGATCTGTGAGGAAGCGTTGAATGCTTCTACGATTTTAGCTGAATGCTCAGCAACCTGCTGTAATGTTTCCGGGCCGTACAAATGCTGACTTCCGGTGATGAACCATATTTCTTTGGTATTGAGAGGTGTTAACATATTTATTGTTGATTGTTGATTGATTTTTTATTTTCCATAGGTTACACCTATGGCTACTAATATTGAACCCTTCGGGTTCTGTAGGATTTGTTCTTTTTCTCCATAGGTTTACACCTATGGCTGCTGATGTTGAACCCTTCGGGTTCATAGTCTTCTATTGAACGATGACAATTGATAAAGCCAATTGCCAGCCGCCAAACTACTG
This region includes:
- the araA gene encoding L-arabinose isomerase, with the protein product MLTPLNTKEIWFITGSQHLYGPETLQQVAEHSAKIVEAFNASSQIPVKVVLKPTVKTTEEIFETLTAANFAKECIGIVTWMHTFSPAKMWIRGLTALQKPMLHLHTQFNQDIPWATMDMDFMNLNQAAHGDREFGFMVSRLRKNRKVVVGHWAEERVQKQIGDWSRVAAGWNDWQGAKFARFGDNMRFVAVTDGDKVEAETQFGFSVNTWGIGDLVSVINTIGDGEVKTLMEEYEASYKMAASLLSGGDNRKSLEVAARIELGLEKFLKDGNFKGFSDTFEDLHGLEQLPGIAVQRLMQKGYGFAGEGDWKTAALVRAMKTMGQGLEGGNAFMEDYTYHLNPSNPSVLGSHMLEVDPVLAADQPSCEIHPLGIGGKADPVRLVFNSRGNIDSLNAALMDFGNHFRLLINKTKALEITEELPKLPVARVLWKPLPDLYTAAEAWILAGGAHHTCYSENISAEQLEDFAEIAGIESLVIDENTKIRDFKNTLRWNEIYYR